The following proteins are co-located in the Dromiciops gliroides isolate mDroGli1 chromosome 2, mDroGli1.pri, whole genome shotgun sequence genome:
- the SPRN gene encoding shadow of prion protein, protein MNWATITCWTLLLLAAFFCENVTSKGGRGGARGAARGRGRSSSSSSSSRMRMKSAPRYSSSGSAFRVAAAAAAAGAAAGAAAGALAGVAGRRVSGEVGMNDVLETDFYYGNRTKDGVYSYRWTSGTEPWGVEPNLSLCLTLGFFQLFPL, encoded by the coding sequence ATGAATTGGGCAACGATAACGTGCTGGACGCTCCTGCTCCTAGCCGCCTTCTTTTGCGAGAATGTCACCAGCAAGGGAGGTCGTGGTGGAGCCCGGGGCGCAGCTCGTGGCAGgggccgcagcagcagcagcagcagcagcagccggaTGCGGATGAAGTCGGCCCCCCGTTACAGCTCCTCCGGCTCAGCCTTCCGGGTGGCAGCTGCTGCCGCGGCGGCAGGGGCGGCCGCCGGGGCGGCTGCGGGGGCACTAGCTGGGGTCGCCGGGAGGAGAGTGTCCGGAGAGGTAGGCATGAACGACGTCTTGGAGACGGATTTCTACTACGGCAACCGGACCAAGGATGGGGTCTACAGCTACAGGTGGACATCAGGGACTGAGCCTTGGGGCGTGGAGCCTAATCTTAGCCTCTGCTTGACGCTGGGTTTCTTTCAGCTGTTTCCTCTATAG